A genomic segment from Montipora foliosa isolate CH-2021 chromosome 9, ASM3666993v2, whole genome shotgun sequence encodes:
- the LOC137972052 gene encoding galactokinase-like: MAVGGVEEVLAEAKNFFEEQFKLSPTVAVCAPGRVNLIGEHTDYNDGFVFPMALELVTVIVGRKSDGDVCRIVTCARGVDEPNMITFPVPTPNNPLNPGKPAWANYVKGVIANFPAQVPAFDAVIATSVPLGGGVSSSASLEVASYTFLEQLTGKVEKDLKVKALACQKAEHDFAKMPCGIMDQFISVMGKKGNALLLDCRSMDAKLVPLTNPELVILVTNSNVKHELTGSEYPTRRKQCETAAAALGKPSLREVTMEELEANKGKLEDIVFCRARHVVGEIQRTTKAAAAIEKEDYKTFGKLMVESHNSLRDDYEVSCEELDLLVKLALEVDGVYGSRMTGGGFGGCTVTLVKRSSVDALIKHIQAGYDNKATCVVTSPGDGAKALSL; the protein is encoded by the exons atGGCGGTCGGTGGAGTGGAAGAAGTGCTAGCAGAGGCTAAGAATTTTTTCGAAGAACAATTTAAGCTTAGCCCTACAGTCGCGGTTTGTGCTCCTGGGAGAGTGAATCTCATAGGCGAACACACAGACTACAATGATGGTTTCGTTTTTCCAATG GCTTTAGAATTAGTGACAGTGATTGTCGGGAGAAAATCAGATGGTGATGTTTGTCGAATAGTAACCTGTGCTAGAGGTGTTGATGAACCAAATATGATAACATTTCCAGTTCCAACACCCAACAATCCCTTGAACCCTGGAAAACCAGCTTGGGCAAATTATGTTAAGGGAGTCATTGCCAATTTTCCTGCACAAGTCCCAGCATTTGATGCAGTAATAGCTACCTCAGTTCCTCTGGGTGGTGGTGTGTCTAGCTCAGCATCACTTGAAGTGGCCTCGTACACCTTCCTTGAGCAGTTAACAGGAAAAGTGgaaaaagacttgaaagtcaagGCACTCGCCTGCCAGAAGGCTGAACACGACTTTGCTAAAATGCCATGTGGAATTATGGATCAGTTCATTTCTGTCATGGGCAAGAAAGGCAATGCTTTACTGCTTGACTGCAG ATCAATGGATGCCAAACTTGTTCCATTGACAAACCCTGAGTTGGTCATCTTGGTGACCAATTCAAATGTTAAACATGAGCTGACAGGAAGTGAATACCCAACAAGGAGAAAGCAGTGTGAGACAGCAGCTGCAGCACTAGGAAAGCCTAGTCTCAGAGAAGTTACCATGGAAGAATTGGAAG CTAACAAGGGAAAGCTTGAAGACATTGTGTTCTGCCGAGCAAGGCATGTGGTAGGGGAAATCCAAAGAACTACCAAGGCAGCTGCAGCAATTGAGAAAGAAGACTACAAGACGTTTGGAAAGCTTATGGTAGAAAGCCACAACTCTCTCAG AGATGATTATGAAGTTAGCTGTGAAGAGCTTGATTTATTGGTTAAACTCGCTCTGGAAGTAGATGGTGTTTATGGGTCACGTATGACAGGTGGAGGCTTTGGCGGGTGTACTGTGACTCTAGTGAAACGGTCTTCTGTGGATGCACTAATTAAACATATCCAG gcAGGGTATGACAACAAGGCAACATGTGTGGTAACTAGTCCTGGCGACGGAGCAAAAGCTTTGAGTCTGTGA